From Corticium candelabrum chromosome 13, ooCorCand1.1, whole genome shotgun sequence, a single genomic window includes:
- the LOC134188708 gene encoding nitric oxide synthase-interacting protein-like isoform X1, whose amino-acid sequence MTRHGKNSTASSFYSYHEKRKDTAEGGYGTISKRLSKDSVKGFDCCSLTLQPCQDPVVTSDGYLYDREAILECLLHQKKEIARKTKEYEKQRKHQEVKKEQAELAAAEQQAKEEAFVKHENRITSAPIDPFKEVAVAGSSKGSKSVSNMSGEKRKDLPSFWIPSLTPDAKPTSVKKPDKKTYCPMSGKQLRVKDLVTVSFTRIDDAQDKSLIAKEVRYKCAVTHDALGNSVPCVVLKSCGKVVTTQCFERLIKKDMLCPITGQKLKDNDIIALQRGGTGYSSVNELQAKTYNPVMIA is encoded by the exons ATGACACGTCACGGCAAAAATTCGACCGCTTCGTCTTTCTATTCTTATCACGAAAAGAGAAAGGATACAG CGGAAGGTGGATATGGCACGATCTCAAAGAGATTGAGTAAAGACTCAGTGAAA GGATTTGATTGTTGCAGTCTTACATTACAACCATGCCAAGACCCCGTTGTTAC ATCGGATGGATATCTCTATGATCGTGAAGCCATTTTAGAGTGTCTCCTGCATCAAAAGAAAGAAA TTGCACGCAAGACAAAAGAATACGAGAAGCAAAGAAAACATCAGGAGGTCAAA AAAGAACAGGCTGAGTTGGCTGCAGCTGAACAGCAGGCTAAAGAAGAGGCATTTGTTAAACATG AAAATAGGATAACGTCTGCTCCTATTGATCCTTTTAAGGAGGTTGCAGTAG CTGGCAGCAGCAAAGGGTCGAAGTCAGTCAGCAACATGTCTGGCGAGAAACGGAAAGATCTCCCAAGTTTCTGGATTCCTTCTCTTACTCCAGATGCCAAACCCACGTCGGTGAAGAAACCG GACAAGAAAACTTACTGTCCAATGTCTGGCAAACAGTTAAGGGTGAAG GATCTGGTAACTGTTTCTTTCACCAGAATAGATGATGCACAAGATAAATCACTGATTGCAAAAGAG GTTCGATACAAATGTGCTGTGACTCACGATGCATTGGGGAATTCGGTTCCATGTGTTGTATTGAAAAGCTG TGGCAAGGTTGTGACGACACAATGCTTTGAACGTCTTATCAAGAAGGATATGCTTTGTCCAATTACAGGTCAGAAACTGAAGGACAATGATATCATTGCTTTACAACGG GGAGGTACTGGCTACTCCAGTGTGAATGAACTGCAAGCGAAGACGTACAATCCTGTCATGATTGCATAG
- the LOC134188708 gene encoding nitric oxide synthase-interacting protein-like isoform X2 translates to MTRHGKNSTASSFYSYHEKRKDTAEGGYGTISKRLSKDSVKGFDCCSLTLQPCQDPVVTSDGYLYDREAILECLLHQKKEIARKTKEYEKQRKHQEKEQAELAAAEQQAKEEAFVKHENRITSAPIDPFKEVAVAGSSKGSKSVSNMSGEKRKDLPSFWIPSLTPDAKPTSVKKPDKKTYCPMSGKQLRVKDLVTVSFTRIDDAQDKSLIAKEVRYKCAVTHDALGNSVPCVVLKSCGKVVTTQCFERLIKKDMLCPITGQKLKDNDIIALQRGGTGYSSVNELQAKTYNPVMIA, encoded by the exons ATGACACGTCACGGCAAAAATTCGACCGCTTCGTCTTTCTATTCTTATCACGAAAAGAGAAAGGATACAG CGGAAGGTGGATATGGCACGATCTCAAAGAGATTGAGTAAAGACTCAGTGAAA GGATTTGATTGTTGCAGTCTTACATTACAACCATGCCAAGACCCCGTTGTTAC ATCGGATGGATATCTCTATGATCGTGAAGCCATTTTAGAGTGTCTCCTGCATCAAAAGAAAGAAA TTGCACGCAAGACAAAAGAATACGAGAAGCAAAGAAAACATCAGGAG AAAGAACAGGCTGAGTTGGCTGCAGCTGAACAGCAGGCTAAAGAAGAGGCATTTGTTAAACATG AAAATAGGATAACGTCTGCTCCTATTGATCCTTTTAAGGAGGTTGCAGTAG CTGGCAGCAGCAAAGGGTCGAAGTCAGTCAGCAACATGTCTGGCGAGAAACGGAAAGATCTCCCAAGTTTCTGGATTCCTTCTCTTACTCCAGATGCCAAACCCACGTCGGTGAAGAAACCG GACAAGAAAACTTACTGTCCAATGTCTGGCAAACAGTTAAGGGTGAAG GATCTGGTAACTGTTTCTTTCACCAGAATAGATGATGCACAAGATAAATCACTGATTGCAAAAGAG GTTCGATACAAATGTGCTGTGACTCACGATGCATTGGGGAATTCGGTTCCATGTGTTGTATTGAAAAGCTG TGGCAAGGTTGTGACGACACAATGCTTTGAACGTCTTATCAAGAAGGATATGCTTTGTCCAATTACAGGTCAGAAACTGAAGGACAATGATATCATTGCTTTACAACGG GGAGGTACTGGCTACTCCAGTGTGAATGAACTGCAAGCGAAGACGTACAATCCTGTCATGATTGCATAG